From Lepus europaeus isolate LE1 chromosome 3, mLepTim1.pri, whole genome shotgun sequence, a single genomic window includes:
- the LOC133755459 gene encoding HLA class I histocompatibility antigen, B alpha chain-like isoform X2: MMGSMAPRTLLLLLAGALTLTETWAGSHSLRYLHTAVSRPGLGEPRFLAVGYMDDTQFVRFDSDAAVARAEPRAAWMRQVEPGYWDTHTQIFERGTLRFREVLRNLRIYYNQSEAVSHTLQSLFGCEVGPDGRFLRGYSLLAYDGADYLVLNEHLHSWTVVDTRPNIWKPEWDGEQCTSYLEGECVEWLQGFLEMGKETLQRADPPKTYVAHHPISDGEATLRCWALGFYPAEISLTWQRDGEDQTQDMELVETRPGGDGTFQKWAAVVVPSGEEQRYTCRVQHEGLPEPLTLRWEPPAQPTTLIVGIVAGLVLGAVVTAAVVAFVMRKRKSSVNNGRRYAESIDSESSQDPGMSLTASTATA; the protein is encoded by the exons ATGATGGGATCCATGGCACCTCGgaccctcctcctgctgctcgcGGGGGCCCTGACCCTGACCGAGACCTGGGCGG GCTCGCACTCCCTGAGATATCTCCACACCGCCGTGTCCCGGCCCGGCCTGGGGGAGCCGCGCTTCCTCGCCGTGGGCTACATGGACGACACGCAGTTCGTGCGCTTCGACAGCGACGCCGCGGTTGCGAGGGCCGAGCCGCGGGCGGCGTGGATGCGGCAGGTGGAGCCGGGGTACTGGGACACGCACACGCAGATATTTGAGAGGGGCACACTGCGTTTCCGGGAGGTCCTGAGGAACCTGCGCATCTACTACAACCAGAGCGAGGCCG TGTCTCACACTCTCCAGTCTCTGTTCGGCTGCGAAGTGGGGCCAGACGGGCGCTTCCTCCGGGGATACAGTCTCTTAGCCTACGACGGCGCCGACTACCTCGTCCTGAATGAGCACCTGCACTCCTGGACCGTGGTGGACACCAGGCCTAACATCTGGAAGCCCGAGTGGGATGGGGAGCAGTGCACGTCCTACCTGGAGGGCGAGTGCGTGGAGTGGCTCCAAGGGTTCCTGGAGATGGGGAAGGAGACCCTGCAGCGCGCAG ATCCTCCCAAGACATATGTGGCCCACCACCCCATCTCTGATGGTGAAGCCACCCTgaggtgctgggccctgggcttctACCCCGCGGAGATCTCACTGACCTGGCAGCGGGATGGGGAGGACCAGACCCAGGACATGGAGCTCGTGGAGACCAGGCCTGGGGGCGACGGAACCTTCCAGAAGTGGGCGGCTGTGGTGGTGCCTTCTGGGGAGGAGCAGAGATACACGTGCCGTGTGCAGCACGAGGGGCTGCCCGAGCCCCTCACCCTGAGATGGG aGCCTCCTGCTCAGCCCACCACGCTCATAGTGGGAATAGTTGCTGGCCTGGTCCTCGGAGCTGTGGTCACAGCAGCTGTGGTTGCATTTgtgatgaggaagaggaagagctcAG TTAATAATGGAAGGAGGTATGCTGAGTCTATAG ACAGTGAGAGTTCCCAGGATCCTGGTATGTCTCTCACGGCTTCTACAG CCACAGCATGA
- the LOC133755459 gene encoding HLA class I histocompatibility antigen, B alpha chain-like isoform X1: protein MMGSMAPRTLLLLLAGALTLTETWAGSHSLRYLHTAVSRPGLGEPRFLAVGYMDDTQFVRFDSDAAVARAEPRAAWMRQVEPGYWDTHTQIFERGTLRFREVLRNLRIYYNQSEAVSHTLQSLFGCEVGPDGRFLRGYSLLAYDGADYLVLNEHLHSWTVVDTRPNIWKPEWDGEQCTSYLEGECVEWLQGFLEMGKETLQRADPPKTYVAHHPISDGEATLRCWALGFYPAEISLTWQRDGEDQTQDMELVETRPGGDGTFQKWAAVVVPSGEEQRYTCRVQHEGLPEPLTLRWEPPAQPTTLIVGIVAGLVLGAVVTAAVVAFVMRKRKSSVNNGRRYAESIVRVPRILVCLSRLLQPQHETCLVWHCVMKISSRPILSEHPL, encoded by the exons ATGATGGGATCCATGGCACCTCGgaccctcctcctgctgctcgcGGGGGCCCTGACCCTGACCGAGACCTGGGCGG GCTCGCACTCCCTGAGATATCTCCACACCGCCGTGTCCCGGCCCGGCCTGGGGGAGCCGCGCTTCCTCGCCGTGGGCTACATGGACGACACGCAGTTCGTGCGCTTCGACAGCGACGCCGCGGTTGCGAGGGCCGAGCCGCGGGCGGCGTGGATGCGGCAGGTGGAGCCGGGGTACTGGGACACGCACACGCAGATATTTGAGAGGGGCACACTGCGTTTCCGGGAGGTCCTGAGGAACCTGCGCATCTACTACAACCAGAGCGAGGCCG TGTCTCACACTCTCCAGTCTCTGTTCGGCTGCGAAGTGGGGCCAGACGGGCGCTTCCTCCGGGGATACAGTCTCTTAGCCTACGACGGCGCCGACTACCTCGTCCTGAATGAGCACCTGCACTCCTGGACCGTGGTGGACACCAGGCCTAACATCTGGAAGCCCGAGTGGGATGGGGAGCAGTGCACGTCCTACCTGGAGGGCGAGTGCGTGGAGTGGCTCCAAGGGTTCCTGGAGATGGGGAAGGAGACCCTGCAGCGCGCAG ATCCTCCCAAGACATATGTGGCCCACCACCCCATCTCTGATGGTGAAGCCACCCTgaggtgctgggccctgggcttctACCCCGCGGAGATCTCACTGACCTGGCAGCGGGATGGGGAGGACCAGACCCAGGACATGGAGCTCGTGGAGACCAGGCCTGGGGGCGACGGAACCTTCCAGAAGTGGGCGGCTGTGGTGGTGCCTTCTGGGGAGGAGCAGAGATACACGTGCCGTGTGCAGCACGAGGGGCTGCCCGAGCCCCTCACCCTGAGATGGG aGCCTCCTGCTCAGCCCACCACGCTCATAGTGGGAATAGTTGCTGGCCTGGTCCTCGGAGCTGTGGTCACAGCAGCTGTGGTTGCATTTgtgatgaggaagaggaagagctcAG TTAATAATGGAAGGAGGTATGCTGAGTCTATAG TGAGAGTTCCCAGGATCCTGGTATGTCTCTCACGGCTTCTACAG CCACAGCATGAGACATGCCTTGTGTGGCACTGCGTGATGAAGATTAGTTCAAGACCCATCCTCTCAGAGCATCCACTTTAA